A single genomic interval of Rosistilla ulvae harbors:
- a CDS encoding sulfatase family protein: MKPQPHWRRPIFFALFTFVTVCSIGWTRSSHAADTTTPPNIVMLISDDQAWGDYSFMGHDAIQTPNLDRLAKQSVLFRRGYVPTALCRPSLLTLINGRYASQHGVTGNDPSPKYSKPGTPENNQQRAQLISYLDRFPTVPQILGRDGYLSMQSGKWWEGNYKHGGFTHGMTRGFPQPGGRHGDDGLKIGREGMQPVTEFIDMAVEEKKPFYLWYAPFLPHTPHNPPKRLLDKYTQAGRPPSVAKYYAMCDWFDETCGQVIDHLDAKGLRENTLIVYVTDNGWIQDPNSSRYAARSKQTPYEGGIRTPIMFSWPGKLKPAERDELCSSLDIVPTVLAAAGAELPAGLPGLNLMPEMTSGEKIDRQRIFGESFAHDIADIENPEASLLYRWCIEGRWKLLLTYDGEVNRYQTTHPRTERRPQLFDLIADPAEEKNLAAENPAVVKRLADAIEAWYPVTQRKTQTTF, encoded by the coding sequence ATGAAACCTCAACCCCATTGGCGTCGGCCGATCTTCTTCGCACTGTTTACATTTGTCACGGTTTGCAGCATCGGTTGGACGCGATCGAGCCACGCGGCCGACACGACAACTCCGCCAAACATCGTGATGTTGATCTCCGACGATCAAGCCTGGGGCGACTACAGTTTTATGGGGCACGACGCAATCCAGACGCCCAATCTGGATCGGCTTGCCAAACAGAGCGTCTTGTTCCGGCGCGGTTACGTGCCGACAGCACTCTGTCGTCCCTCGTTGCTGACGTTGATCAACGGTCGCTACGCGTCGCAACATGGCGTGACCGGGAACGATCCATCGCCGAAATATTCGAAGCCTGGAACACCTGAAAACAATCAGCAACGTGCTCAACTGATCTCTTATCTCGACCGCTTCCCTACCGTCCCGCAGATCCTCGGCCGCGACGGCTACTTGAGCATGCAGTCGGGCAAATGGTGGGAAGGCAACTACAAACACGGCGGGTTCACCCACGGCATGACTCGCGGTTTTCCCCAGCCCGGCGGTCGACATGGCGATGACGGACTGAAGATCGGCCGCGAGGGGATGCAGCCGGTGACCGAATTCATCGACATGGCAGTCGAAGAGAAGAAGCCGTTTTATCTGTGGTACGCTCCCTTCCTGCCCCACACGCCCCACAATCCACCGAAACGACTCTTGGACAAATACACGCAGGCTGGGCGTCCCCCATCGGTCGCTAAATATTATGCGATGTGCGATTGGTTCGATGAGACATGTGGTCAGGTGATCGATCATTTGGATGCGAAGGGATTGCGGGAGAACACGCTGATCGTCTACGTCACCGACAACGGTTGGATTCAAGATCCCAACAGTTCACGTTACGCGGCGCGATCGAAGCAGACGCCTTACGAAGGGGGAATTCGCACGCCGATCATGTTCTCTTGGCCGGGCAAGCTGAAGCCGGCCGAACGGGATGAACTGTGCAGCAGCCTGGATATCGTGCCGACTGTCTTGGCGGCGGCGGGAGCTGAATTGCCCGCGGGGCTGCCGGGGCTGAACTTGATGCCTGAAATGACGAGCGGCGAGAAGATCGACCGTCAGCGGATCTTCGGCGAAAGCTTCGCCCACGACATCGCAGACATCGAAAATCCCGAGGCGTCGCTGCTGTATCGCTGGTGCATCGAAGGGCGTTGGAAGCTGTTGCTGACCTACGACGGCGAAGTCAATCGGTATCAAACGACCCATCCCCGGACCGAGCGGCGTCCGCAATTGTTCGATCTGATCGCCGATCCGGCAGAGGAGAAGAACCTGGCGGCGGAGAACCCAGCGGTTGTCAAGCGTCTTGCCGATGCGATCGAGGCATGGTATCCAGTAACCCAACGTAAAACACAAACCACGTTTTAA
- the aroA gene encoding 3-phosphoshikimate 1-carboxyvinyltransferase, producing MSESSQTTVEVQPSGQVNGSIRPPGSKSLTNRALICAALARGTTHLTGVLRSEDTEVMIDALRQLDVRIDLSPDGRVADVCGIGGSDASHKAEVYVANSGTTIRFLTAMLSALGGSYRLHGIDRMHQRPIGDLLTAINQTGGGASSEQGDGCPPVLIDSQGWQGGKVTVGGNVSSQYLSGIMMAAPLSRSPLEIHVEGELVSRPYVDMTLAVIRSFGVDVTETTPGVFAVQAPCVYEAIEYDIEPDASAASYFWAAAAVSGGTVKVEGLTRAALQGDVGFVDCLAKMGCTVTDAPDGITVAAEGPLRGIDVDMNQISDTVQTLSVVALFAEGPTTIHGVAHNRFKETDRITDLATELRKLGATIEEFDDGLKITPGPLRAATLETYNDHRMAMSFAVAGLRAPGIRIENPACTAKTYPEYFADLQRLTGQSHHWTAG from the coding sequence ATGAGTGAGTCCTCGCAAACGACTGTCGAAGTTCAACCCAGCGGTCAGGTCAACGGATCGATCCGCCCGCCGGGATCCAAGAGTCTGACGAACCGGGCGCTGATCTGCGCCGCCCTGGCCCGTGGCACGACGCATCTGACAGGTGTTCTCCGCAGCGAGGATACCGAGGTGATGATCGATGCGCTGCGTCAGTTGGACGTGCGGATCGATCTCAGCCCCGATGGCCGCGTTGCCGACGTCTGCGGGATCGGCGGGTCCGACGCGTCGCACAAGGCGGAGGTCTATGTCGCCAACAGCGGAACGACGATCCGGTTCTTGACGGCGATGCTTTCCGCGCTCGGCGGCAGCTACCGTTTGCATGGCATCGACCGCATGCACCAGCGACCGATCGGCGATCTGTTGACAGCGATCAATCAGACCGGCGGTGGTGCCAGCAGCGAGCAAGGGGATGGATGCCCGCCGGTTCTCATCGACAGCCAGGGTTGGCAGGGCGGCAAGGTGACGGTCGGCGGGAACGTCTCCAGTCAATACCTCAGCGGCATCATGATGGCGGCGCCGTTGAGTCGCAGCCCGCTGGAAATCCACGTCGAGGGTGAACTTGTGTCGCGACCCTACGTCGACATGACGCTGGCGGTGATTCGTTCCTTTGGCGTCGACGTGACCGAGACGACTCCGGGCGTCTTCGCGGTCCAAGCCCCCTGCGTCTACGAAGCGATCGAATATGACATCGAACCCGATGCGTCGGCGGCCAGTTATTTCTGGGCGGCAGCGGCTGTGTCTGGTGGAACGGTTAAAGTCGAAGGGCTGACGCGGGCCGCGTTGCAGGGAGACGTTGGCTTCGTCGACTGCTTGGCCAAGATGGGCTGCACCGTGACCGACGCACCCGACGGGATCACCGTCGCCGCCGAGGGCCCACTGCGTGGGATCGATGTCGATATGAACCAGATCAGCGATACCGTGCAAACGCTGTCGGTTGTCGCTCTGTTTGCTGAAGGGCCAACGACGATCCACGGTGTCGCGCACAACCGCTTCAAGGAGACCGATCGGATCACCGACCTGGCGACCGAATTGCGGAAGTTGGGGGCGACGATCGAAGAGTTTGACGACGGGCTGAAAATTACCCCAGGCCCGCTGCGAGCGGCTACACTGGAGACCTACAACGATCACCGGATGGCGATGAGCTTTGCCGTCGCGGGGCTGCGAGCTCCCGGCATCCGGATCGAAAACCCGGCCTGCACCGCCAAAACGTACCCCGAGTACTTTGCCGATCTGCAGCGATTGACCGGCCAAAGCCATCATTGGACTGCAGGCTGA
- a CDS encoding outer membrane protein assembly factor BamB family protein, protein MRTIHFAACLLLIPMTAWGDDWLGFRGFGGRADSPQSNPPAEFSAEDDKNIAWRSETVGRGIAGPLVVGDLVIATSCGGIDERDISVEAFDAASGKRVWVRTLLALGRPFTHPTSANAAPTPASDGEKIFALYSSCDLVCLDREGGIVWYRGLGVDHPKTGSDVSMSSSPVVIDDVVMVQLECQGDSFVAGLDKNSGQTLWHLDRLRVANFASPIAVPLPSGRQALFLSCSQSATIVDPASGEVIWETELDCKTTPSASVAGSTLVIPTAGLSAFDLTSDAPKPLWESDRLKARSASPVISGNRIYLAQGSVLVAGDLASGDQLWKQRIKGIGSQWATPVATQAGLFVFDDKGNCAVVKDNGDDAEVLAVSKIDGPMLASPAVSGDAIYARTENALWKIATK, encoded by the coding sequence ATGCGAACTATCCATTTTGCTGCCTGCCTGCTGTTGATTCCGATGACCGCATGGGGCGACGACTGGTTGGGATTCCGCGGTTTTGGCGGCCGCGCCGACTCACCGCAGTCCAATCCGCCGGCGGAGTTCTCAGCCGAAGATGACAAGAACATCGCGTGGCGATCGGAGACCGTCGGCCGTGGCATCGCCGGTCCGTTGGTCGTTGGCGATTTGGTGATCGCGACCAGTTGTGGCGGGATCGATGAACGGGACATCTCGGTCGAAGCCTTTGATGCGGCCAGCGGCAAGCGCGTTTGGGTGCGGACGCTGTTGGCATTGGGCCGGCCGTTTACGCATCCGACAAGCGCCAATGCCGCTCCGACGCCAGCCAGCGACGGCGAGAAGATCTTCGCTCTTTATAGTTCTTGCGATCTGGTCTGCTTGGATCGCGAGGGGGGAATCGTTTGGTATCGCGGGCTGGGCGTCGATCATCCCAAGACGGGCAGCGACGTCAGCATGAGCAGTTCGCCGGTGGTGATCGACGACGTCGTGATGGTTCAATTGGAATGCCAAGGGGATTCGTTTGTCGCTGGACTGGACAAGAACAGCGGGCAAACGCTGTGGCATCTCGATCGGCTGCGGGTCGCCAATTTCGCTTCGCCGATCGCGGTTCCGTTGCCCAGCGGGCGGCAGGCCCTGTTCCTCTCCTGCTCTCAGTCGGCGACAATCGTCGACCCGGCCAGCGGAGAAGTGATCTGGGAGACCGAGCTCGATTGCAAGACGACGCCTTCGGCTTCGGTTGCCGGATCGACGCTGGTCATCCCGACGGCTGGTTTGAGCGCGTTTGATTTGACGAGCGATGCACCGAAGCCCTTGTGGGAATCGGATCGCTTGAAAGCTCGCAGCGCCAGCCCGGTGATCTCTGGCAATCGCATCTACCTGGCTCAGGGATCGGTCTTGGTGGCTGGCGATTTGGCCAGCGGGGATCAGTTGTGGAAACAGCGGATCAAGGGGATCGGATCGCAGTGGGCGACGCCCGTCGCCACGCAGGCCGGACTGTTTGTATTTGATGACAAAGGGAATTGCGCGGTCGTGAAAGACAACGGCGACGATGCGGAGGTGCTGGCGGTCTCGAAGATCGACGGCCCGATGCTCGCCTCGCCAGCTGTCTCCGGCGACGCGATCTATGCCCGCACCGAAAACGCACTTTGGAAAATTGCCACGAAATGA
- a CDS encoding fasciclin domain-containing protein: protein MTTITYAGDNCRKQQVVCSGTVIHVGPAQRLVAHTPVAAPAAAATATKDIVDTAVSAKKFSTLVAAVKAAGLVETLKGDGPFTVFAPNDEAFAKLPQGTIADLLKPENKAKLTAILTYHVVPGKVMAADVVGVKSAKTVNGKEVSVTVEGNTVMIDQSKVIATDIVTSNGVIHVIDSVLLP from the coding sequence ATGACCACGATAACCTACGCCGGAGACAACTGCCGCAAACAACAGGTCGTCTGCTCGGGAACCGTGATTCACGTCGGCCCCGCCCAGCGGCTCGTCGCACACACACCAGTCGCCGCACCGGCGGCAGCAGCAACTGCTACAAAAGATATCGTCGACACGGCCGTCTCCGCAAAGAAGTTCTCGACGCTTGTCGCCGCAGTGAAAGCAGCCGGTTTGGTCGAAACATTAAAAGGAGACGGGCCATTCACCGTCTTTGCTCCCAACGATGAAGCGTTCGCGAAACTGCCACAAGGGACCATCGCCGACCTGCTGAAGCCCGAGAACAAAGCCAAACTCACAGCGATCCTGACCTACCATGTCGTCCCCGGCAAGGTGATGGCAGCCGACGTGGTGGGCGTGAAATCGGCCAAGACAGTCAACGGTAAAGAAGTCTCGGTGACCGTCGAAGGCAACACCGTGATGATCGATCAATCGAAGGTCATCGCCACCGACATCGTGACCAGCAATGGGGTCATCCACGTGATCGACAGCGTCCTGCTGCCATAA
- a CDS encoding DUF2442 domain-containing protein: MNISTVETQGPSATSAKVNDEILLVQLSDGRAISVPLAWYPRLVHGTIAERNRWRLIGNGRGLHWPDLDEDISVDNLLSGKPSGESQGSLKRWLEMRSHGKNGNN, from the coding sequence ATGAATATTTCAACGGTTGAAACTCAAGGTCCGTCGGCTACCTCTGCAAAGGTCAACGACGAAATCTTGTTGGTGCAGTTGTCCGACGGACGCGCGATCTCGGTTCCGCTTGCTTGGTACCCACGACTTGTCCATGGAACGATTGCCGAACGCAACCGCTGGCGGTTGATCGGCAACGGGCGAGGTCTTCATTGGCCCGATCTCGATGAAGATATCAGCGTCGACAATCTTCTCTCCGGTAAGCCTTCAGGTGAAAGCCAAGGTTCATTGAAGCGTTGGCTTGAAATGAGAAGTCACGGGAAGAACGGCAATAACTAA
- a CDS encoding DUF4160 domain-containing protein codes for MPTVFRNGPYRLFFYAGDRDKPAHVHVERDVCEAKFWLEPVRLARSHGFAPREVNKLEKLIADNQQALLDSWDEYFNG; via the coding sequence ATGCCTACAGTCTTCCGCAACGGGCCGTACCGATTGTTTTTCTATGCAGGTGATCGAGATAAGCCTGCACACGTTCACGTCGAACGAGATGTCTGTGAAGCGAAATTTTGGCTTGAACCCGTGCGGCTTGCCCGAAGTCATGGCTTTGCCCCCCGCGAAGTGAACAAGCTTGAAAAACTGATCGCTGATAATCAACAAGCACTTCTGGATAGCTGGGATGAATATTTCAACGGTTGA